In a single window of the candidate division KSB1 bacterium genome:
- a CDS encoding ATP-dependent Clp protease proteolytic subunit translates to MTLNIESKESEEKDGLKFRIDQKLFKTRTLLIYGEINQKLAKEVTEKLLVLSIDSDNDIKIFINSQGGHVESGDTIFDMIQFVKPKVEIIGTGWVASAGAFIFISVPLEQRYCLPNTRFLLHQPMGGVGGVASDISIEAKEIVKMKYRLNKIFAKQTGQSLKKIEKETDRNFWMTAEEAIDYGLVNKIIKSAEEI, encoded by the coding sequence ATGACATTGAACATAGAGTCTAAGGAATCAGAGGAAAAAGACGGACTTAAATTTAGGATAGATCAAAAATTATTTAAAACACGAACCCTATTAATCTACGGCGAAATAAACCAGAAACTAGCTAAAGAAGTTACTGAAAAACTGTTGGTTTTGTCTATCGACTCTGACAATGATATTAAGATATTCATTAATTCACAAGGTGGTCATGTCGAATCCGGAGATACAATATTTGATATGATTCAATTCGTTAAACCAAAGGTTGAAATAATAGGCACTGGCTGGGTTGCTAGTGCAGGCGCTTTTATTTTCATATCTGTTCCTTTGGAACAAAGATACTGTCTTCCAAATACCCGGTTTTTACTTCACCAACCCATGGGTGGTGTTGGTGGTGTGGCATCTGACATCAGTATTGAAGCAAAGGAAATCGTTAAAATGAAATACCGCCTTAACAAAATATTTGCCAAACAAACAGGACAATCCTTAAAAAAAATTGAAAAAGAAACAGATCGCAATTTTTGGATGACTGCAGAAGAAGCAATTGATTATGGATTGGTCAAT